A DNA window from Aminiphilus circumscriptus DSM 16581 contains the following coding sequences:
- the fmt gene encoding methionyl-tRNA formyltransferase, with amino-acid sequence MIPPEGRYWFLGSGLFAAACFSALAAEMRFTRVVTAPPRPAGRGLRLRPVPLDEAARQAGYEPEYSEKLSREEHFLKALEEERPDALLVVDFGQLILPPFLDLPRFGCCNIHPSLLPAYRGAAPIQRALLDGVAETGVSVFRLVREMDAGPILARESHAVAPEDDAVDLLRVLALKGSQMLLRVLQLLQQGHTLEKSQDSRLATIAPKIAKEEARVEWTTSALAVHNRIRALALAPGAFTCVGGKRVKLWRSRPAEGTGHPGALLRLAEGGPVVACGDGAVELLEVQPEGKPRCQALAWIRGLRESGGILFE; translated from the coding sequence ATGATACCTCCGGAGGGTCGCTATTGGTTTCTCGGCTCGGGACTCTTTGCCGCGGCCTGCTTTTCCGCTCTCGCGGCGGAGATGCGCTTTACCCGGGTTGTCACCGCCCCGCCCCGACCGGCGGGACGGGGGCTTCGTCTGCGTCCTGTGCCGCTCGACGAGGCGGCGCGGCAGGCCGGCTACGAGCCGGAATACTCGGAGAAACTCTCCAGGGAGGAGCATTTCCTGAAGGCCCTGGAGGAGGAGCGTCCCGACGCGCTGCTCGTGGTGGATTTTGGCCAGCTCATCCTTCCTCCCTTTCTCGATCTTCCCCGCTTCGGTTGCTGCAACATCCATCCCTCCCTGCTCCCCGCCTACCGCGGGGCCGCTCCGATCCAGCGGGCGCTGCTCGACGGTGTCGCCGAGACGGGAGTTTCGGTGTTCCGTCTCGTCCGCGAGATGGATGCCGGGCCGATCCTCGCCCGGGAGAGCCACGCCGTGGCCCCGGAGGACGACGCGGTGGATCTGTTGCGGGTTCTCGCCCTGAAGGGTAGCCAAATGTTGCTCCGTGTCTTACAATTGTTGCAGCAGGGACATACCCTCGAAAAAAGTCAGGATTCGAGGCTCGCCACAATTGCCCCCAAAATCGCCAAAGAAGAGGCCCGGGTGGAGTGGACCACATCCGCCCTCGCCGTGCACAACCGGATTCGGGCGCTCGCACTCGCGCCCGGGGCGTTCACCTGTGTGGGAGGAAAACGCGTGAAGCTCTGGCGCAGCAGGCCTGCGGAGGGAACGGGACACCCCGGCGCACTGCTTCGACTTGCGGAGGGTGGGCCGGTCGTCGCCTGCGGCGACGGCGCGGTGGAGCTTCTGGAGGTACAGCCCGAGGGAAAGCCTCGGTGTCAGGCCCTTGCGTGGATCCGGGGTCTGCGGGAAAGCGGAGGGATTCTGTTCGAATGA
- the def gene encoding peptide deformylase produces MAVLPVRIYPDPALRAPAEEVTEFDDAFRVFLRDMWDTMEAKDGVGLAAPQVGVSRRVIVVVLKGERHVLVNPRILEVEGEQVGEEGCLSFPEIFEKVTRPLRVVVEARDENGDLRTITGEEFAARALSHEIDHINGKLLIDHVSPMKRHLIKRRLQKRKE; encoded by the coding sequence ATGGCGGTACTTCCGGTGCGCATCTATCCGGATCCGGCGCTGCGCGCTCCCGCGGAGGAGGTCACGGAGTTTGACGACGCGTTCCGGGTGTTTCTCCGAGACATGTGGGACACCATGGAGGCGAAGGACGGCGTGGGCCTCGCGGCGCCCCAAGTGGGCGTTTCCAGGCGGGTCATCGTGGTGGTCCTCAAGGGGGAACGGCACGTCCTGGTGAACCCCAGGATCCTCGAGGTCGAGGGGGAGCAGGTGGGCGAGGAGGGGTGCCTGAGCTTTCCCGAGATCTTCGAGAAGGTGACGCGTCCTCTTCGGGTGGTAGTGGAGGCCCGGGACGAGAACGGGGACCTCCGTACCATCACGGGGGAGGAGTTTGCCGCCCGGGCACTTTCCCACGAGATCGACCATATCAACGGAAAACTCCTCATCGACCACGTCTCGCCCATGAAGAGGCATCTCATCAAAAGACGCCTGCAGAAACGAAAGGAATGA
- a CDS encoding S1 RNA-binding domain-containing protein — protein MVEHENNVEGMDPVIESGSTTMEDMLAEYEAQEIHRGKLVDGVIVEASEDGWLVDVGYKCEGFLPRREWTHRALVEDVPEPSVGDTIRVQVINIIQNEESQLVVSRWRSAFDDRWNAVEEALGKSDVVTVRGLRKVKGGLIVDCCGIEGFIPISHLAEEGRGVNPGRFVDETFEVKLLEKDRKKRRLVFSRRSVLEEEMNYQRDGFYSQVEEGAVLEGTISSITSFGVFVSLGPVEGLVHISELSWQRNAKPKEIVKKGDSVKVKVIGIDRENNRISLSMKQVQADPWETVGERWGKDVLTTGVVTNLTDFGAFVEIEPGIEGLIHIGDLSWTRIKHPKEVLRKGETVDVRILDVDCERKRISLGYKQLHDPWNGVGERYAAGQDVEVKVVRLAEFGAFVELEKGVEGLIHISQLSRQRVEKPEDVLQEGQEVTARILEVNPAERRIRLSLSALQQPDESQEQQQQQAQPRRHSDEERSERPRRRQGEGRQKEPVLPQEDASVTIGDYLGGMFNNGGH, from the coding sequence ATGGTGGAGCACGAGAACAACGTTGAAGGAATGGATCCGGTCATCGAGAGCGGAAGCACCACGATGGAGGACATGCTGGCGGAGTACGAGGCCCAGGAGATCCATCGGGGAAAACTGGTGGACGGCGTCATCGTCGAGGCGAGCGAGGATGGATGGCTCGTCGACGTGGGCTACAAGTGCGAGGGTTTCCTTCCCCGTCGGGAGTGGACCCATCGCGCTCTGGTCGAGGATGTACCCGAGCCCTCCGTGGGAGACACGATTCGCGTTCAGGTGATCAACATCATTCAGAACGAGGAATCCCAGCTTGTGGTGAGCCGCTGGCGCTCGGCCTTCGACGACCGGTGGAACGCCGTCGAAGAGGCTCTGGGCAAGAGCGATGTCGTCACGGTGCGGGGTCTCCGGAAGGTCAAGGGCGGTCTCATCGTGGATTGCTGTGGCATCGAGGGCTTCATCCCCATTTCGCATCTCGCGGAAGAGGGCCGGGGTGTCAACCCCGGACGGTTCGTAGATGAGACCTTCGAGGTGAAACTCCTCGAAAAAGACAGGAAGAAACGTCGCCTGGTTTTCTCCCGGCGTTCCGTGCTGGAGGAGGAGATGAACTACCAGCGGGACGGCTTCTATTCCCAGGTCGAGGAGGGGGCCGTTCTCGAGGGCACGATCAGCAGCATCACGTCCTTCGGCGTCTTCGTGAGCCTCGGTCCTGTGGAGGGGCTTGTGCACATTTCCGAACTCTCCTGGCAGCGCAACGCGAAACCCAAGGAAATCGTCAAGAAGGGCGATTCGGTGAAGGTCAAGGTCATCGGCATCGATCGCGAGAACAACCGGATCTCCCTGAGCATGAAGCAGGTCCAGGCGGACCCCTGGGAGACCGTGGGCGAGCGGTGGGGCAAGGACGTGCTCACCACCGGTGTCGTGACGAACCTCACCGACTTCGGCGCCTTCGTGGAGATAGAGCCCGGCATCGAGGGACTGATTCATATTGGCGACCTGAGCTGGACACGGATCAAGCATCCCAAGGAAGTGCTCCGGAAGGGCGAGACCGTGGACGTGCGTATCCTCGACGTAGACTGCGAGCGCAAGCGGATCAGCCTGGGCTACAAGCAGCTGCACGACCCGTGGAACGGTGTGGGCGAACGCTACGCCGCCGGCCAGGACGTGGAGGTGAAGGTGGTCCGTCTCGCAGAGTTCGGCGCCTTTGTGGAACTGGAGAAAGGTGTGGAAGGACTCATTCACATCTCTCAACTGAGCCGTCAGCGGGTGGAGAAACCCGAGGACGTGCTGCAGGAAGGACAGGAGGTGACCGCCCGCATTCTGGAGGTCAACCCCGCGGAGCGGCGTATCCGCCTCAGCCTGAGCGCGCTGCAGCAGCCTGACGAGTCCCAGGAGCAGCAGCAACAGCAGGCGCAGCCCCGGCGGCATTCCGACGAGGAGCGTTCCGAGAGGCCGCGCCGTCGCCAGGGCGAGGGACGCCAGAAGGAGCCCGTTCTGCCCCAGGAGGATGCCTCCGTCACCATCGGAGACTATCTGGGCGGCATGTTCAACAACGGCGGCCACTAG
- the ispH gene encoding 4-hydroxy-3-methylbut-2-enyl diphosphate reductase, producing the protein MKVVVANPTGLCFGVRRAVEELENALRDGGRVFALGSPIHNPQEIARLEAVGLVVVEDPDTIPEGATVFIRAHGVSPRVFETARKRAGRIVDGTCPFVRNAQERAELLSREGYFVVIVGDEDHPEVQGIRGYVTGEAEVLNDMKEFSLPPRRDKIGIVCQTTQKETTLAGVVARVVPQAREIRVFNTICGATVARQDSVRRLAAEVDGIIIIGGRNSANTKKLFEIAQGAGAPVLWIEHAQELDRGWLSDKAIIGVAAGASTPDWLIHQLISMLATERSSRGMDGNGGAREQR; encoded by the coding sequence ATGAAGGTTGTCGTTGCAAACCCTACCGGTCTTTGCTTCGGTGTGCGCAGGGCCGTGGAGGAGCTTGAGAACGCGCTGCGGGACGGTGGCCGGGTCTTCGCCTTGGGCAGTCCCATCCATAATCCGCAGGAGATCGCGCGCTTGGAGGCGGTGGGGCTCGTGGTGGTGGAGGATCCCGACACCATCCCCGAGGGGGCGACGGTGTTCATCCGCGCTCACGGCGTGTCTCCCCGGGTCTTCGAGACGGCGCGCAAACGGGCTGGACGGATCGTGGACGGCACCTGCCCCTTCGTGCGCAACGCCCAGGAACGGGCGGAACTGCTCTCCCGGGAGGGATATTTCGTGGTGATCGTCGGAGACGAGGATCACCCCGAGGTGCAGGGCATCCGGGGCTATGTCACAGGCGAGGCGGAAGTGCTGAACGACATGAAAGAATTCTCCCTGCCGCCGCGGCGTGACAAAATCGGCATCGTCTGTCAGACTACACAGAAGGAGACCACCCTGGCGGGTGTTGTGGCCCGGGTGGTGCCCCAGGCGCGGGAGATCAGGGTGTTCAATACCATCTGCGGAGCCACCGTGGCGCGGCAGGATTCGGTGCGTCGCTTGGCAGCGGAAGTGGATGGTATTATCATTATTGGTGGACGAAACAGCGCCAACACGAAAAAGCTCTTCGAGATCGCCCAGGGCGCGGGGGCACCCGTGCTCTGGATCGAACATGCTCAGGAACTCGATCGGGGGTGGTTGTCGGACAAGGCCATCATCGGCGTAGCCGCCGGGGCGAGCACTCCGGACTGGCTCATTCACCAGCTTATATCAATGCTCGCGACAGAAAGGTCGTCAAGGGGGATGGATGGTAATGGTGGAGCACGAGAACAACGTTGA
- the miaA gene encoding tRNA (adenosine(37)-N6)-dimethylallyltransferase MiaA yields MTEKTKKTFGDRFGIDTVSLVAIIGPTAVGKTEFSFRLAEDLGAEILSVDSRQVYRYMDVGTDKASPEMRRRIVHHLLDVADPDEPYSAAEFAAAAGAAISRLRARGRVPLLVGGTPFYYRALLDSILTEDLPRSWEVRRRLEDEAARIGREALHRHLAELDPPSAARIHPRDLRRVVRALELFELTGRPATETYRKGALSAAPYAVLYIGLLRSREELYRRINERVRRQFSSGFPEEVAWLLEHGFDESMPALQGFGYRELVAYHRGECTFEEAMNGDAAATRAFSRRQMTWFRKFSPVLWYDASHVLEESSYATILESCGRHLAGHSGKNAGGDPGAVREGA; encoded by the coding sequence ATGACGGAAAAGACGAAAAAAACATTCGGGGATCGCTTCGGCATCGACACGGTGTCGCTGGTGGCGATCATCGGCCCCACCGCAGTGGGCAAGACCGAGTTCAGCTTCCGCCTTGCGGAGGACCTGGGTGCGGAGATTCTCTCCGTGGACTCCCGGCAGGTCTACCGCTACATGGATGTGGGAACCGACAAGGCGTCGCCGGAGATGCGCCGCCGCATCGTGCACCACCTCCTCGACGTGGCGGACCCGGACGAGCCTTATTCTGCGGCGGAGTTCGCCGCGGCGGCGGGGGCGGCGATCTCCCGTCTCCGGGCTCGGGGACGGGTCCCTTTGCTGGTGGGAGGCACGCCCTTCTACTACAGGGCGCTCCTGGACAGCATTCTCACGGAGGATTTGCCCAGGAGCTGGGAAGTGCGGCGGCGCTTGGAGGACGAGGCGGCCCGGATCGGGAGAGAGGCGCTGCACCGGCACCTCGCGGAGCTGGATCCCCCGTCGGCGGCGCGGATCCACCCCAGGGATCTGCGGCGAGTCGTCCGCGCCCTGGAACTCTTCGAGCTGACCGGGCGCCCTGCCACGGAGACCTACCGGAAGGGAGCGCTTTCCGCCGCGCCCTACGCGGTGCTCTACATTGGTCTGCTCCGCTCCCGGGAGGAGCTGTACCGGCGGATCAACGAGCGGGTGCGCAGACAGTTCTCCTCGGGATTTCCGGAGGAGGTGGCGTGGCTCCTCGAACACGGCTTCGACGAGAGCATGCCCGCCCTGCAGGGATTCGGCTACCGGGAACTGGTGGCGTACCACCGGGGGGAGTGCACGTTCGAGGAGGCGATGAACGGAGACGCTGCGGCGACCCGGGCTTTTTCACGAAGACAGATGACGTGGTTCCGCAAATTTTCACCGGTCTTGTGGTATGATGCATCGCATGTTTTGGAGGAATCTTCTTATGCTACAATTCTGGAATCCTGTGGAAGACATCTCGCGGGGCATTCCGGAAAAAACGCCGGAGGAGATCCCGGCGCAGTTCGGGAGGGCGCATGA
- a CDS encoding bacteriohemerythrin has translation MGVAWSDDLAIGIGIIDDQHRKLIERIAAFSEAVERKEVDQIDETVNYLVGYAIQHFGAEELLMIRNCYDEFDAHRDEHSWFIKEVGRVHRNLVEGALSPERITELRDMLVRWTLEHISVKDRRIARFIR, from the coding sequence ATGGGAGTCGCATGGAGCGACGATCTCGCCATCGGCATCGGCATCATCGACGATCAGCACCGGAAGTTGATCGAGCGCATCGCCGCCTTTTCCGAGGCGGTGGAGCGGAAGGAGGTGGACCAGATCGACGAGACCGTGAACTACCTCGTCGGCTACGCCATCCAACACTTCGGCGCGGAGGAACTGCTCATGATCCGCAATTGCTACGACGAGTTCGACGCGCACCGGGATGAGCACAGCTGGTTCATCAAGGAGGTCGGCCGGGTTCACCGGAACCTGGTGGAGGGAGCACTCTCTCCAGAGCGCATCACCGAGCTGCGGGACATGCTGGTCCGATGGACGCTGGAGCACATCAGCGTCAAGGATCGGCGGATCGCACGATTTATCCGCTGA
- a CDS encoding chemotaxis protein CheC, with amino-acid sequence MNDKTDAGQRDAFRTDVLREICNIGAGNAATALSKLMNRRVDMRILRVLALPFNDIVEYAGGAENIVAAVFARFEGSLSGNVLFAADEQEARHLILALTGTEQEGFSPLACSVIQEIGNILIGSYLTALSDFLGMELRPTVPSLAVDMAGAILSFSLMEIGRTSDTAIMIDAGLGTEDAPPSEERTSRIFLLPDPESFETIFIALGVADHGKD; translated from the coding sequence ATGAACGACAAGACCGACGCGGGCCAACGCGACGCGTTCCGGACGGACGTGCTTCGGGAGATCTGCAACATCGGCGCGGGAAATGCCGCCACCGCCCTGTCCAAACTCATGAACCGTCGCGTGGACATGCGCATCCTCCGGGTGCTTGCCCTGCCCTTCAACGACATCGTGGAATACGCCGGCGGCGCCGAGAACATCGTCGCCGCCGTGTTTGCCCGCTTCGAGGGCTCCCTGTCGGGCAACGTGCTCTTCGCCGCGGACGAACAGGAAGCCAGGCACCTGATTCTCGCCCTCACGGGAACGGAACAGGAGGGGTTCTCTCCTCTGGCCTGCTCGGTGATCCAGGAGATCGGTAACATCCTCATCGGCTCCTACCTGACGGCGCTCTCGGATTTCCTCGGAATGGAGCTGCGCCCCACCGTGCCATCCCTCGCGGTAGACATGGCGGGGGCCATCCTCAGCTTCAGCCTCATGGAGATCGGCCGGACCTCCGACACGGCCATCATGATCGACGCCGGCCTGGGTACGGAGGACGCCCCTCCCAGCGAGGAGCGGACGAGCCGCATCTTCCTCCTCCCCGATCCCGAATCGTTCGAGACGATCTTCATCGCCCTTGGAGTCGCGGACCATGGCAAAGATTAA
- a CDS encoding chemotaxis protein CheD yields the protein MAKIKVGIAELAVARFPDSVTTLGLGSCVGVAIYDETKRIAGLVHIMLPSMDLAKGAEFNRAKFADSGIPQLLEMMLRAGALGRRLTAKIAGGAQMFNFSDKENSVRIGSRNVEACKRTLQNLGIPLRAEDTGGSFGRTVEIFSETGLYEIRAVGRNKKII from the coding sequence ATGGCAAAGATTAAGGTCGGCATCGCGGAACTTGCCGTAGCCCGCTTCCCCGATTCGGTGACCACCCTCGGCCTCGGCTCCTGCGTCGGCGTGGCCATCTACGACGAGACAAAGCGAATCGCCGGACTGGTGCACATCATGCTCCCCTCCATGGATCTGGCAAAAGGGGCAGAGTTCAACCGCGCCAAATTCGCCGACTCGGGCATCCCCCAGTTGCTGGAGATGATGCTCCGGGCCGGAGCGCTCGGGCGACGCCTCACGGCGAAGATCGCCGGAGGAGCGCAGATGTTCAACTTCTCCGACAAGGAGAATTCGGTGCGCATTGGGTCGAGAAACGTGGAGGCCTGCAAGAGGACACTTCAAAACCTGGGAATTCCTCTTCGTGCGGAGGACACGGGGGGCAGTTTCGGACGCACCGTGGAGATTTTTTCCGAGACGGGGCTCTACGAAATCCGCGCCGTCGGTAGGAACAAAAAGATCATCTGA
- the mutL gene encoding DNA mismatch repair endonuclease MutL, with product MRVAIRRLEALVASRVAAGEVIERPASAVKELLENALDAAATRIAVFLEEGGRRSLVVEDDGLGIPREELPLAVERYATSKLTTVDDLERIATLGYRGEALASLAAVARLEIRSRERGRSGEGGILRIAEGKILFEGEVSCPEGTRVQVEDLFFNLPARRKFLKSAAGEVRRVATVLREYALAYPGVSFLLFSDGRRLFASSGDGRRDLLLGQIWGPSPPLRMRRLRMDSSAAELWFQPLPGASRAEVISFVNGRRFADRAVRAALAQGGGGNWLVLLSLPPEEVDVNIHPAKTEVRFRNAGQVFRLLRSAAEGFRFAPEVPLDGGAEWVSGTNAERAFPKSSTADVFRKGLRNEDGATHSPWRWYDDPYSGFGQGEGVRRSDREVPERFRVASPVAGHLLSLPVESAPGLFPERKPELEEPEGHWAEQSESKKPSSLPPAEAGRFSLLGRMRAGYVLVEDQDGLLLVDPHAAQERVHYEKIRRLARAGTRRQPLALPPALPPSLALRAEEHREALEELGFAFLHDEGVLLLAEVPFCLGDEGVPPVPLLRGTLEALDAAEEDGGGGDPCSPLWRVWATMACKRSVTLGDVLDERELFALLDALFACEEPETCPHGRPTLLRLSRFALERFFGRA from the coding sequence ATGAGGGTCGCGATTCGCAGACTGGAGGCGCTGGTGGCCTCCAGGGTCGCCGCGGGAGAGGTCATCGAACGCCCCGCCTCGGCGGTGAAGGAGCTTCTCGAAAACGCTCTCGATGCAGCGGCGACGCGGATTGCCGTCTTTCTTGAGGAGGGAGGGCGGCGCTCCCTCGTGGTGGAGGACGATGGTCTGGGCATTCCCCGGGAGGAACTTCCTCTCGCGGTGGAGCGCTACGCCACGAGCAAGCTCACCACCGTGGACGACCTGGAGCGCATTGCCACCCTTGGCTACCGGGGAGAAGCTCTGGCCAGTCTGGCTGCGGTGGCGCGGCTGGAGATCCGGAGCCGCGAGCGCGGCCGATCCGGAGAGGGGGGTATTCTCCGTATCGCCGAGGGAAAGATCCTCTTCGAGGGAGAGGTATCCTGCCCCGAGGGAACACGGGTGCAGGTGGAGGATCTTTTCTTCAATCTCCCCGCCCGGCGCAAGTTTCTCAAGAGCGCTGCGGGAGAGGTCCGCCGGGTCGCCACGGTCCTTCGGGAGTACGCCCTCGCCTATCCCGGCGTGTCGTTCCTTCTCTTCTCCGACGGACGGCGCCTCTTCGCCTCCTCCGGAGACGGGCGGCGGGATCTTCTGCTCGGACAGATCTGGGGTCCCTCGCCGCCGCTGCGGATGCGCCGTCTCCGCATGGATTCCTCCGCGGCGGAGCTGTGGTTCCAGCCCCTGCCGGGAGCTTCCCGGGCGGAGGTGATTTCCTTCGTGAACGGGCGCCGCTTTGCCGACAGAGCCGTCCGGGCCGCCCTCGCCCAAGGGGGTGGCGGTAACTGGCTGGTTCTTCTGTCATTACCTCCGGAAGAGGTGGACGTGAACATCCATCCCGCGAAGACGGAGGTGCGCTTCCGCAATGCCGGGCAGGTATTCCGCCTGCTCCGGAGCGCTGCCGAGGGTTTCCGATTCGCTCCGGAGGTTCCCCTCGACGGTGGGGCGGAATGGGTTTCGGGGACGAACGCGGAAAGGGCTTTTCCCAAAAGCTCGACGGCGGATGTGTTCCGAAAGGGACTCCGAAACGAGGATGGTGCGACGCACTCCCCGTGGCGGTGGTACGACGACCCCTATTCCGGCTTTGGCCAGGGAGAAGGTGTGAGACGTTCCGACAGGGAGGTCCCGGAGCGGTTCCGGGTGGCTTCGCCCGTTGCGGGCCATCTCCTTTCCCTTCCGGTGGAGTCCGCCCCGGGTCTTTTCCCGGAGCGGAAGCCGGAGTTGGAAGAACCGGAAGGGCATTGGGCGGAGCAATCCGAATCGAAAAAGCCCAGTTCCCTTCCTCCGGCGGAGGCGGGGCGGTTTTCCCTTCTGGGGCGTATGCGGGCCGGGTACGTGCTGGTGGAGGACCAGGATGGGCTTTTGCTGGTGGACCCCCACGCCGCACAGGAGCGGGTTCACTACGAAAAGATCCGCCGTCTCGCCCGGGCGGGAACCCGGCGGCAGCCCCTGGCCCTGCCGCCCGCGCTGCCGCCGTCGCTGGCGCTGCGGGCTGAGGAGCACCGGGAAGCCCTGGAGGAGCTGGGGTTTGCCTTTCTGCACGACGAGGGAGTGCTACTGCTCGCGGAGGTGCCCTTCTGCCTCGGGGACGAGGGAGTGCCGCCGGTTCCACTGCTTCGGGGGACGCTGGAGGCCCTGGACGCGGCGGAGGAAGACGGAGGGGGGGGAGATCCGTGCTCGCCCCTGTGGCGCGTCTGGGCCACCATGGCCTGCAAACGCTCGGTCACGCTCGGTGATGTCCTGGACGAACGGGAACTCTTCGCCCTGCTCGATGCGCTTTTTGCCTGCGAAGAGCCCGAGACATGTCCCCACGGACGCCCCACCCTGCTGCGCCTCTCCCGTTTCGCTCTGGAGCGCTTTTTCGGAAGGGCGTGA